The following are encoded in a window of Maledivibacter sp. genomic DNA:
- the murI gene encoding glutamate racemase: MRDGKDLAIGIFDSGMGGISVLADIIRYLPNEKYIYYGDSGNAPYGIKTPEEVKKFCIDICDFFIDKGVKAIVVACNTATSAAIKELREKYSIPVIGMEPALKPAVTLQSKGKIVVMATSMTLKEEKFKALMNKYGQERAIVKLPCPKLVELIEKGSLQNEEVEVSIKECFNGIKIDEVSSIVLGCTHYVFLKDDIKKFVGDNINIIDGNEGTARHLRNVLKQKELLKDTVEEEIVLDIYNSKDDQGILDLSKQLLSFSLKKLEL, from the coding sequence ATGAGAGATGGCAAGGATCTTGCTATAGGGATATTTGATTCCGGTATGGGTGGTATAAGTGTCTTGGCAGATATTATTAGATATTTGCCAAATGAGAAGTATATATACTACGGCGACTCAGGAAATGCTCCCTACGGTATCAAGACTCCTGAAGAAGTAAAAAAGTTTTGTATAGACATATGTGATTTCTTTATTGATAAAGGAGTAAAGGCTATTGTTGTGGCGTGTAACACTGCAACTAGTGCTGCGATAAAGGAGCTTAGAGAAAAATATAGTATACCTGTTATAGGAATGGAGCCAGCTTTAAAGCCCGCAGTTACATTGCAGTCCAAGGGTAAGATAGTTGTTATGGCTACCTCTATGACATTAAAAGAAGAGAAATTTAAGGCTTTGATGAACAAATATGGTCAGGAAAGAGCTATTGTTAAGCTCCCATGTCCAAAGCTTGTGGAGCTTATTGAAAAGGGTAGCTTACAAAATGAAGAGGTTGAGGTCAGTATAAAAGAATGCTTTAATGGTATAAAAATAGATGAAGTTTCTTCAATTGTTTTAGGTTGTACCCACTATGTATTTTTAAAGGATGATATAAAGAAATTTGTTGGAGACAATATTAACATAATTGATGGAAATGAAGGAACTGCTAGACATCTTAGAAATGTATTGAAACAAAAGGAGCTATTGAAGGATACTGTGGAGGAAGAGATTGTACTTGATATATATAATTCTAAGGATGATCAAGGGATACTAGATCTCTCAAAACAACTGCTTTCCTTTAGTTTGAAAAAGCTAGAGTTGTAA
- a CDS encoding carboxymuconolactone decarboxylase family protein produces the protein MARIKPLEPNEVDNEAKEIFEDFLRDRGNIPNMFRTLAYRPKLLKTAFDHFMAVLKTGTVDFKLKEMIAVRVSQMNECGY, from the coding sequence ATGGCAAGGATAAAACCTTTAGAGCCTAATGAAGTGGATAATGAAGCGAAGGAAATTTTTGAAGACTTCTTAAGGGACAGAGGAAATATTCCAAATATGTTTAGAACACTTGCATATAGACCCAAGCTTTTAAAAACTGCATTTGATCATTTTATGGCAGTGTTAAAAACTGGAACTGTAGATTTTAAGCTGAAGGAAATGATTGCTGTTAGAGTTTCTCAAATGAACGAATGTGGTTACTGA
- a CDS encoding NUDIX domain-containing protein, with product MAEKVLVVHKDLLKEYFKDISYGLIVDNTDLIFDKALKNHSFLDRDIAEYDYDYRQIIPYIIVKNEDSYLLLKRLNKQTEKRLHGKYSLGVGGHINPDPSNKYENVIMSGLYRELNEEISIKEPFELTFAGVINNQTSDVGKVHVGFLYILEASSLDFEVLEKEKMTGEWVTQEELTAYYEYLEGWSQIVFDNYIK from the coding sequence ATGGCAGAAAAGGTGTTAGTTGTTCATAAAGACTTGTTAAAAGAATATTTTAAAGATATATCCTATGGACTGATAGTGGATAATACCGACTTGATATTTGATAAAGCTTTAAAAAATCACTCTTTCTTGGATAGAGATATAGCTGAATATGATTATGATTATAGACAAATTATCCCCTATATCATAGTCAAAAATGAAGATTCCTATTTACTTTTAAAGAGACTAAACAAGCAAACTGAAAAAAGACTTCATGGTAAATACTCCTTGGGTGTGGGTGGACATATAAATCCTGACCCATCGAATAAATATGAAAATGTTATTATGAGTGGTCTTTATAGGGAGCTTAATGAGGAAATATCCATTAAAGAACCCTTTGAGCTGACTTTTGCAGGTGTAATAAATAATCAAACAAGCGATGTAGGTAAGGTTCACGTAGGCTTCCTATATATATTGGAAGCAAGCTCCTTGGATTTTGAAGTCCTAGAGAAGGAGAAAATGACGGGAGAATGGGTAACCCAAGAGGAATTGACTGCATATTATGAATACCTTGAGGGCTGGTCTCAGATTGTTTTTGATAATTATATTAAATAG
- a CDS encoding UPF0182 family protein, whose amino-acid sequence MANARRFIIGIVVVLFIMISTSFNAIINFITEYKWFGELGFEKVFLTKLMTQLKIGIPVFIILTILIYLYLLSIKKDYYKKVNVVHSGISEKRVNQIALVGGAFISFIASTTLASNLWFDILRFFNSTDFKISEPIFNKDVSFYIFKYPVFTKIYYMLISFIVLLAIVTVIFYVIMMMLRRPTLIEVNSGEEFGPRQLNLDNGKKIFEIALRQLVILGVVFFLVLGLGYYLRSYDLLYSLRGVVYGASYTDIKITLFKFRAIMIIAFISALLLAIGVKRKKLRLAITGPVIMIIISIVGNLIALGVQNYVVSPDEISKEREFIEYNIKYTQKAYGLENVEEKDFQAERALTLEDLNKNEETITNIRINDYRPTKLVYNQKQGIRHYYKFNNVDVDRYYIDGKYRQVFLSPRELDQGEIKEERQTFINKHLIYTHGYGIVMSPVNKITSEGLPEMLIKNIPPTTGTEGFEVERPEIYFGELTNDYIIVNTKEKEFDYPKGNSNVESTYGGNAGIKLSGINKLLYAYKQGSLKMLLSGNIDSESKIVLNRNIHDRVRKIMPYIEYDSDPYIVMDEGKLYWIIDGYTVSSNYPYSEPISDSKMNYIRNSVKVVIDAYNGDTTYYLADENDPIVKTYSKIFPQLFTSMDNMPAGLKSHIRYPQMLFDIQSDVYRIYHMEDPRVFYNQEDEWYIANEKYQNENQLIESNYLMMKLPDEEKEEFILSIPYTPKEKPNMTALLIGRNDGEHYGKLIVYKLPKSKNVYGPMQIENRIDSEPTISKEFTFWNQQGSSVIRGNLLTIPIENSLLYVEPIYLQADAKDSLPEVKRVIVAYGEKIVMEPTLEAALEKIFGKEEEKPKPDIPKPTEPTRPIIPDDDTTDVNELIIRANDVFERSTEAQRQGDWAEYGRLIEELKAILNRLNELKDVQGTEY is encoded by the coding sequence TTGGCAAATGCACGTAGATTTATCATCGGTATAGTAGTAGTACTTTTTATCATGATATCTACTTCCTTTAATGCCATAATAAACTTTATTACAGAGTACAAGTGGTTCGGGGAGCTTGGATTTGAAAAAGTATTTTTAACAAAACTAATGACACAGCTTAAAATAGGGATTCCTGTATTTATTATATTAACAATCCTTATTTACCTTTATTTATTATCTATAAAGAAGGATTATTATAAGAAAGTGAATGTGGTACATAGCGGTATATCTGAAAAGAGAGTGAATCAAATAGCTTTAGTTGGGGGGGCGTTCATTTCCTTTATAGCAAGTACTACTTTGGCCAGTAATCTTTGGTTCGATATTTTAAGATTTTTCAACTCAACTGACTTCAAAATATCTGAACCAATATTCAATAAGGATGTATCCTTTTACATATTTAAATATCCTGTATTCACAAAAATATACTATATGCTGATAAGCTTTATAGTGTTGTTAGCTATTGTTACTGTGATATTCTATGTAATAATGATGATGCTTAGAAGACCTACTCTTATTGAGGTGAATTCTGGAGAGGAATTTGGTCCCAGACAACTTAATCTAGACAATGGTAAAAAGATATTTGAAATTGCATTAAGGCAATTAGTAATCCTAGGAGTGGTGTTCTTTCTAGTATTAGGTTTAGGATATTATCTAAGGTCCTATGATCTTCTTTATTCCTTAAGGGGTGTAGTGTATGGTGCAAGCTATACCGATATAAAGATCACGCTTTTTAAATTTAGAGCTATTATGATCATAGCCTTTATTTCAGCCCTGCTTTTAGCTATTGGGGTTAAAAGAAAAAAATTAAGACTTGCCATAACGGGCCCCGTTATTATGATAATAATAAGCATAGTAGGCAACCTAATAGCACTAGGAGTACAAAACTATGTTGTATCTCCCGATGAAATATCTAAGGAAAGAGAATTTATTGAGTATAATATTAAGTATACTCAGAAGGCCTATGGACTTGAAAATGTAGAAGAGAAGGATTTTCAGGCAGAAAGGGCTTTGACACTTGAGGATTTAAATAAAAATGAAGAGACCATAACAAATATAAGGATAAACGACTATAGACCTACTAAGTTAGTCTATAACCAGAAACAAGGTATAAGACACTATTATAAATTTAATAATGTCGATGTAGATAGGTATTATATAGATGGAAAATACAGACAGGTATTTTTATCACCAAGAGAGCTTGACCAAGGAGAGATAAAAGAAGAAAGACAAACATTTATTAATAAGCATTTGATATATACCCATGGATACGGTATAGTAATGTCCCCTGTAAATAAAATAACATCTGAAGGACTTCCAGAAATGCTTATAAAAAATATACCTCCCACCACGGGAACTGAGGGATTCGAGGTGGAAAGACCGGAAATTTACTTTGGTGAATTGACTAACGATTATATCATAGTGAATACAAAGGAAAAGGAGTTTGATTATCCAAAGGGAAACTCCAATGTGGAAAGTACTTATGGAGGAAATGCAGGAATTAAATTGAGTGGTATAAATAAGCTTTTATATGCTTACAAGCAAGGAAGTTTAAAGATGCTTCTATCCGGTAATATTGATTCAGAAAGTAAGATAGTCTTAAATAGAAATATTCATGATAGAGTCAGAAAAATAATGCCCTATATAGAATATGATTCTGATCCATATATAGTAATGGATGAAGGAAAGCTTTACTGGATTATTGATGGTTATACAGTGAGCAGTAACTATCCATATTCAGAACCAATTTCCGATTCAAAAATGAATTATATTAGAAACTCTGTTAAGGTTGTTATTGATGCATATAATGGAGATACGACCTATTATTTAGCTGATGAAAATGATCCAATAGTAAAAACTTATTCTAAAATATTCCCACAGCTTTTTACTTCTATGGACAATATGCCAGCTGGACTTAAATCCCATATAAGGTATCCACAAATGCTATTTGATATACAGTCTGATGTATATAGAATATATCATATGGAAGATCCAAGGGTTTTCTATAATCAAGAGGATGAATGGTATATAGCGAATGAAAAATATCAGAATGAAAATCAACTTATAGAGTCAAATTACCTTATGATGAAGCTTCCAGATGAGGAAAAAGAAGAGTTTATATTATCTATTCCCTATACACCTAAGGAAAAACCAAATATGACAGCTCTTCTAATAGGTAGAAATGATGGAGAACACTATGGTAAATTGATAGTATATAAGCTTCCAAAAAGTAAGAATGTTTATGGACCTATGCAAATAGAAAATAGAATTGACTCTGAACCTACGATATCTAAAGAATTTACATTTTGGAATCAGCAGGGTTCCAGCGTTATTAGAGGAAATTTACTTACAATACCTATAGAAAATTCACTGCTTTATGTTGAACCTATATATTTGCAAGCAGATGCTAAGGATAGTCTACCAGAGGTTAAAAGAGTTATAGTAGCATATGGAGAAAAAATAGTTATGGAACCAACCTTGGAAGCGGCTTTAGAAAAGATATTTGGGAAGGAAGAGGAAAAGCCAAAACCAGATATACCTAAGCCTACTGAGCCTACACGACCAATTATACCCGATGATGATACTACGGATGTAAATGAATTGATAATAAGGGCCAACGATGTATTTGAAAGATCCACTGAGGCACAAAGACAAGGTGATTGGGCTGAATATGGAAGACTTATAGAGGAGCTAAAGGCTATACTTAATAGGTTAAATGAACTTAAGGATGTTCAAGGTACAGAATATTAA
- the serS gene encoding serine--tRNA ligase — MLDIKRIRSDFDEVKELVEKRTKGDFGLGQIIKLDEDRRGIIAEVEQMKNRQKTVSKEIPKLKKEGKDASEILNEMKELSGKIKELDGKLKDVDDEIKQTLLGIPNTPRYDTPMGNSDDDNELVRTHGEPSKFDFDKKAHWDIGSDLGILDFERASKITGSRFTVYKGLGARLERALINFMLDLHTENHGFEEVLPPFMVNRDSMTGTGQLPKFEDDMFHLPSKDFFLIPTAEVPVTNLYMNEILDVDRLPIYHTAYTPCFRKEAGSAGRDTRGLIRQHQFNKVELVKFAKPEDSYKELESLVAAAEEVLKRLELPYRVVRLCGGDLGFSAAMTYDIEVWMPSYDRYLEISSCSNFEDYQARRANIRFRPEPKGKAQFVHTLNGSGLAVGRAFAAILENYQQEDGSLVIPKALRPYMGGLEKITK; from the coding sequence ATGTTAGATATTAAAAGAATTAGAAGTGATTTTGACGAGGTAAAAGAGCTTGTTGAGAAGAGAACAAAGGGTGATTTTGGACTAGGACAAATAATAAAGCTTGATGAAGACAGAAGAGGGATAATAGCAGAAGTTGAGCAAATGAAAAATAGACAAAAAACCGTTTCTAAGGAAATACCTAAACTAAAAAAGGAAGGCAAGGATGCATCAGAGATATTAAATGAAATGAAGGAGCTTTCAGGAAAAATAAAGGAGCTAGATGGTAAACTAAAGGATGTAGATGATGAAATTAAACAAACACTACTTGGTATACCAAACACACCACGTTATGATACACCTATGGGTAATAGTGATGATGATAATGAATTAGTTAGAACCCATGGAGAACCATCAAAATTTGATTTTGATAAAAAAGCACATTGGGATATAGGTTCTGACCTAGGAATACTTGACTTTGAAAGGGCATCAAAGATTACTGGGTCAAGATTTACAGTATATAAGGGATTAGGAGCAAGGCTAGAAAGGGCACTTATTAACTTTATGCTGGACCTTCATACAGAAAACCATGGATTTGAAGAAGTATTGCCGCCATTTATGGTAAATAGAGATAGTATGACAGGAACTGGTCAGCTTCCTAAATTTGAAGATGATATGTTCCATTTACCAAGTAAGGACTTTTTCTTAATACCTACAGCAGAGGTTCCCGTAACCAATCTATATATGAATGAAATATTAGATGTAGACAGACTTCCTATCTATCATACGGCTTATACACCATGCTTTAGAAAAGAAGCAGGGTCTGCCGGTAGAGATACAAGGGGACTTATACGTCAGCATCAATTTAACAAGGTGGAATTAGTTAAATTTGCTAAACCAGAGGATTCATACAAGGAATTGGAAAGCTTAGTTGCAGCGGCAGAGGAAGTTTTGAAAAGATTAGAACTTCCCTATAGAGTCGTAAGACTATGTGGTGGAGATTTAGGTTTTAGTGCAGCCATGACCTATGATATAGAAGTGTGGATGCCTAGCTACGATAGATACCTAGAGATCTCTTCTTGTAGTAACTTTGAGGACTATCAAGCAAGAAGAGCAAACATTAGATTTAGACCAGAGCCAAAGGGAAAGGCTCAGTTTGTCCATACATTAAATGGTTCAGGCTTGGCAGTGGGAAGAGCTTTTGCAGCCATACTTGAAAACTATCAGCAAGAAGACGGTTCATTAGTAATTCCAAAGGCCCTTAGACCATATATGGGTGGATTAGAGAAGATTACTAAATAG
- a CDS encoding Xaa-Pro peptidase family protein encodes MERVEKLLKIMKEKEVDGFLVSSEANVTYLSGFTGDSSYLVVSPKGCAFFTDGRYTEQAENQCHEGIEVLKWLENKRNDVKSYNHAVKAFGIKRLAFEATEIPYSTYELLSKGLSEVELVPLKGIIEEIRMIKDNKEIESLRTACEISDRALALTIPYIKPGVTEMDIVARLEYNLKSNGAEGLSFDTMVLSGAKTSLLHGHADSKQIENGDYILFDFGALYKGYHADMSRTFVLGNASDKQREVYKIIQKAQMEGIKSLRPGISGQVPDQRVREVIPQEYIDYYYPGLGHGVGLQIHENPNLSHDSTFTLEKNVVLTVEPGIYIPGWGGLRIEDTVLITEDSYEILNKFPRDLTVL; translated from the coding sequence ATGGAAAGAGTAGAAAAGCTTTTAAAAATCATGAAGGAAAAGGAAGTTGATGGATTTTTAGTGTCCTCTGAAGCCAATGTAACCTATTTAAGTGGTTTTACCGGTGACTCTTCTTATCTTGTGGTATCTCCCAAGGGCTGTGCCTTTTTTACAGATGGTAGATATACAGAGCAAGCCGAGAACCAGTGCCATGAAGGAATAGAAGTACTCAAATGGTTAGAGAATAAACGAAACGATGTTAAATCCTATAATCATGCAGTTAAAGCCTTTGGAATAAAAAGACTGGCCTTTGAAGCTACAGAAATACCCTATTCAACATATGAATTACTTAGTAAAGGTTTAAGTGAAGTAGAGCTTGTTCCCCTTAAGGGTATTATAGAAGAGATTAGAATGATAAAGGATAACAAAGAAATAGAATCCCTTAGAACTGCTTGTGAAATCTCCGATAGGGCCCTTGCACTTACCATTCCATATATTAAGCCTGGAGTAACTGAGATGGACATTGTGGCAAGACTTGAATATAATCTTAAATCTAATGGTGCAGAGGGCTTATCCTTTGATACTATGGTTCTATCTGGAGCAAAAACATCTCTGCTCCATGGTCATGCAGATAGTAAGCAAATAGAAAATGGCGATTACATATTATTCGATTTCGGAGCTTTGTATAAGGGATACCATGCGGATATGAGTCGTACCTTTGTACTTGGAAATGCTAGTGACAAGCAGAGAGAGGTATATAAGATCATTCAAAAAGCTCAAATGGAGGGAATAAAGTCCCTACGACCTGGTATATCTGGGCAGGTTCCTGATCAAAGGGTAAGGGAAGTCATCCCACAGGAATATATTGACTACTACTATCCGGGCTTAGGCCACGGAGTAGGATTACAAATTCATGAAAACCCAAATTTATCACATGACTCTACTTTTACACTTGAAAAAAATGTGGTTTTAACGGTGGAACCTGGTATCTATATACCCGGTTGGGGTGGCTTAAGGATTGAAGATACCGTACTGATTACAGAAGATTCCTATGAAATTTTAAATAAGTTTCCAAGGGATTTAACAGTATTATAA
- a CDS encoding peptide chain release factor 3 — MAVENLSFIDEVRRRRTFAIISHPDAGKTTLTEKFLLYGGAIRSAGSVKSRRSNKHAVSDWMEIEKQRGISVTSSVLQFEYNDFCINILDTPGHQDFSEDTYRTLMAADSAVMVIDCSKGVEDQTRKLFHVCKMRGIPIFTFINKLDRAGRDPFDLLEDIEKVLGIRSYPMNWPIRSDNSFKGVYNRQKKQIELFDDGNHGQSIAKAIRGNVSDEKFSDLLGEDIHQELLSEIELLDIAGDDFDLNQILAGELTPVFFGSALTNFGVEPFLESFLDITMPPRPRTSNLGEINPESDNFSGFIFKIQANMNPAHRDRIAFLRICSGKFEKGMTVNHVQKNKKVRLAQPQQFLAQDRVIVDDAYPGDIIGIHDPGIFNIGDTLSQNQSDLRYDGIPQFAPEHFAKITTKNSLKRKQFLKGITQLAEEGTIQVYKRPNIGIEELIIGVVGVLQFEVLEYRLKNEYGVDILNEKLPYRYIRWVEMDNFDPNKFSITMDTMIVENEKKEPVLLFQNEWSVRSVAERNPNAILREVSL, encoded by the coding sequence ATGGCGGTAGAAAATTTAAGCTTTATTGATGAGGTTAGAAGAAGAAGAACCTTTGCAATCATTTCCCATCCCGATGCTGGAAAAACCACATTGACAGAAAAGTTTCTCCTATATGGTGGTGCCATTCGTTCAGCTGGTTCAGTTAAATCAAGAAGATCAAATAAACATGCAGTGTCTGACTGGATGGAAATTGAAAAACAAAGGGGTATTTCCGTTACCTCAAGTGTACTTCAGTTTGAATACAACGATTTTTGTATTAATATCCTTGATACACCGGGTCATCAGGACTTCAGTGAAGATACCTACAGAACCCTTATGGCAGCCGATAGTGCTGTGATGGTTATTGACTGCTCCAAGGGTGTTGAAGATCAGACAAGGAAGCTTTTTCATGTCTGTAAAATGAGAGGAATTCCAATTTTCACTTTTATCAACAAGCTAGACCGTGCAGGTAGAGATCCCTTTGATCTATTAGAAGATATTGAGAAGGTATTGGGTATTAGATCTTATCCCATGAATTGGCCAATCCGTTCTGATAATAGCTTCAAAGGAGTTTATAATCGTCAGAAAAAACAAATCGAGCTTTTTGATGATGGTAACCATGGACAATCTATTGCTAAGGCAATAAGAGGCAATGTATCCGATGAAAAATTCAGTGATCTATTGGGTGAAGATATACACCAGGAACTCCTTAGTGAAATCGAGCTTTTAGATATCGCAGGGGATGATTTTGACTTAAATCAAATATTAGCTGGTGAGTTAACCCCTGTATTTTTTGGAAGTGCCCTTACTAACTTTGGTGTAGAACCATTTTTAGAATCCTTTTTAGATATCACTATGCCTCCAAGGCCTCGTACCAGTAATTTAGGTGAAATAAATCCCGAATCCGATAATTTTTCTGGATTTATCTTTAAAATACAAGCGAATATGAATCCTGCCCATAGGGATAGGATAGCGTTTCTAAGGATTTGCTCCGGTAAATTTGAAAAGGGAATGACGGTTAATCATGTTCAGAAAAATAAAAAGGTGCGATTAGCACAGCCACAGCAGTTTTTAGCCCAAGATCGTGTCATAGTAGATGATGCTTACCCTGGTGATATCATTGGAATCCATGATCCTGGTATCTTTAATATTGGAGATACCCTATCTCAAAACCAATCGGATTTAAGGTACGATGGTATACCACAATTTGCCCCTGAGCATTTTGCAAAAATAACTACAAAGAATTCCTTGAAGAGAAAACAATTTTTAAAGGGCATTACTCAGTTAGCTGAAGAAGGTACTATACAGGTATATAAACGCCCTAACATTGGTATTGAGGAATTAATCATTGGCGTAGTTGGAGTACTTCAATTTGAAGTACTAGAATATCGTCTTAAAAATGAATATGGCGTGGATATTCTAAATGAAAAATTACCATATCGATATATTCGCTGGGTTGAAATGGATAATTTTGATCCTAATAAATTCTCTATAACAATGGATACAATGATCGTTGAAAATGAAAAGAAGGAACCTGTACTTTTATTCCAAAATGAATGGTCCGTTAGAAGTGTAGCAGAACGTAATCCAAATGCTATATTAAGAGAAGTTTCTTTATAA
- a CDS encoding ABC transporter substrate-binding protein: MKKFITICLIATLLLGLSISSVSAAPEKSVEAAKVMIDGSYLKTDALPIIENERIMVPMRGIFEALGAEVKWDDKTKTAEITKGEKKISITLDKKAATVDGKEVALDVPAKLIEGNAMVSAKFVGEALACEVKWDDKRQVVLVNSPFKPVSIYTYNHYISFDKIPQKVVSMNSHTTEVMLALELEEKMIGTAYNNAGILPQYKEKFDKIPALAEKYPSFEVLLDTEADFVYGRGSVFTSSYKCATMDDMIENQIKPYAAKASYTNNADFNDVYEDFYNLGKIFNIENKAALFVEDMKAKIAKVAGAVNGSTPVKVFVYDFGTDKPYTAGKSLETYIIQTAGGKNIFDDIDKTWSYVNWETVVDRNPDYIVINDYGKTTAKEKIEFLKSNPMLQDINAIKNDNFITVTLSSVFPGIRVAQSVEDIAKGLHPEAFK; this comes from the coding sequence GTGAAAAAATTTATTACCATTTGTTTAATTGCAACATTATTGCTAGGGCTTTCAATTAGCTCTGTAAGTGCAGCTCCAGAAAAAAGTGTAGAGGCCGCTAAAGTAATGATTGATGGGTCTTATTTAAAGACAGATGCCTTACCAATCATAGAGAATGAAAGAATCATGGTACCTATGAGAGGAATTTTTGAGGCTTTAGGTGCTGAAGTGAAATGGGATGACAAGACAAAAACAGCTGAAATAACAAAGGGAGAAAAGAAAATATCAATTACACTAGACAAAAAAGCAGCTACAGTTGATGGAAAAGAAGTTGCTTTAGATGTACCAGCTAAATTAATTGAAGGAAATGCTATGGTGTCAGCTAAATTTGTAGGAGAAGCATTAGCTTGTGAGGTTAAATGGGATGATAAGAGACAAGTTGTTTTAGTTAATTCACCATTTAAGCCCGTATCAATTTATACATATAATCATTACATAAGCTTTGATAAAATTCCTCAAAAGGTTGTAAGCATGAATTCACATACAACCGAGGTTATGCTTGCTTTAGAATTAGAAGAGAAAATGATAGGAACAGCCTATAATAATGCGGGAATTCTTCCTCAATATAAGGAGAAGTTTGATAAGATTCCTGCCTTAGCTGAAAAATATCCAAGCTTTGAGGTGCTATTAGATACAGAGGCTGACTTTGTTTATGGTAGAGGCAGTGTATTTACTAGTAGTTATAAATGTGCAACCATGGACGATATGATTGAAAATCAAATAAAACCATATGCTGCAAAGGCATCCTATACCAATAATGCTGATTTTAATGATGTATATGAAGATTTCTATAACCTAGGTAAAATATTCAATATTGAAAATAAAGCTGCTTTATTCGTTGAAGATATGAAGGCAAAAATCGCTAAGGTAGCGGGAGCGGTTAACGGCTCAACACCCGTTAAGGTATTTGTATATGACTTTGGAACAGATAAACCATATACAGCTGGTAAGAGCTTAGAAACATATATTATTCAAACAGCTGGTGGTAAAAATATATTTGATGATATAGATAAAACATGGTCATATGTTAACTGGGAAACAGTTGTAGACAGAAATCCCGACTATATTGTTATTAATGATTATGGAAAAACTACAGCTAAGGAAAAGATTGAATTTTTAAAGTCTAATCCTATGCTTCAAGATATAAATGCAATTAAGAATGATAATTTTATTACTGTTACCCTATCAAGTGTATTCCCTGGAATAAGGGTGGCACAGTCTGTAGAGGATATAGCTAAGGGTCTTCATCCTGAAGCATTTAAATAA